The nucleotide window ATCAGGTTTCAAGACTGTTTTGGTGGACGGTTGAATATGGCTTAATTGGGGAGCTAGACAATCCTAAGATTTACGGGGCAGGGTTACTGTCGTCAGTTGGGGAGAGCCAAAGCTGTTTGAAAGACGATGTCAGGAAAATTCCCTTTTCGGTTGAAGAATGTACCATGACTCCATATGATGTGACAAAGCCACAGCCACAGTTATTTGTTTGTAAGACCTTTGAAGACTTAGTAGCAGCGGTTGATCAATTTGCTGCGACAATGGCCTTTCGAAAAGGCGGAACGGAAAGCCTCGATAAGGCACTGCTAACCGATAGTGTGGCAACGATGGTGTTTTCTTCAGGGTTGCAAGTATCCGGCACGCTGGATACGATTTTGAAGGATAAATATGGTGAAGCGGTTTATTTCCGGACGAAGGGGCCAACTGCATTAGCGTTCAACAATAAGCAGCTGGGTGGCCATGGGAGAGAAACACATCGCAAAGGCTTTGGGACACCGGTTGGTTGTCTAGAAGGGAATATTGTACTTGAGGATTGCTCTGCGGAGCAGTTACAAAAATTAGGAATCATAGAACAACGGATTGCAAAATTAAGATTTCAAAGTGGTGTAAAGGTAAAGGGGACTGTAAAAAGGATTTTGCTGGCAGAGGGAACCCCCATCTTAATTTCGTTTAGTAATTGCAAAGTGACTTATCAGGGCAAGCTGCTGTTTGAACCAGCCTGGGGGACATTTGATATGGCCGTCGGGGCTAATGTTTCCTCTGTCTTTGCAGGTGCAGCTGATCCTAACAATTACTATGAAATTCCTTCAAATGAGGAAGGAGCGGAAAAGGTTGAACAACAGGGTTGGAACGAACTAGAAACCTTATATGGGGAAATTAGGGGCTTGCGTGAGGGGCAGGAATGGGATGAACAAAGAGTAGTACGGGTCTTAACTAGTTTAGAAGAAAAGTATCCAAAGGAATGGCTATTGCGTCTTGAAATTTTAGAACTCTATAAAATGTACCATGCAGATCATCCACAAATTGCCCTCATTGAGGAACAGCTCCAGACTACTAACTGGGATGCTTCCGTTAATCAAATGATTCAACGGGGGTTAACGTTAATTCTTAATAGCTAAAATGAAAAGGAGCTTGGATTACCAAGCTCCTTTTAGAGTTAATCTCTACTATTTAATATTCCAAATATACGAAGAATGCTTACGAATAGGTTAATGAAATCTAAGTATAAACTTAAGGCCATTAATGGCACATCTTCTGCTCTCACGCCGTAGTTTTTCATGCGGTTGATATCAAATAGAACATAACCACTGAATACTAAAACTCCGATAAAGGAATAGGCAAGCATTCCTGTAGAACTAAGCGGGGAGAACATATTAAATAGTCCAATCGCCACCATTGCCAGCAGGGCAGCTAGTAAGAACCCCCCTAAGAAAGAAAAATTCCGTTTTGATTTTGCAGCGTAAATCGAAATACCGCTGAACACAATTGTTGTTGTAGCAAATGCCATGATGACAACATTTGCACCTGCCGTTGCAGCATAATAAGCGACAATTGGATAAAGTGTAATCCCCGAGATAAACGTAAAAATATATAAAAATGAATAAGAAATGGCCTTTTTACGTCTAAAGAAGACAGCAGCGAGAATCATTACAAATTCCAAAATAGCTAACGGTAAAAATAAGCTAGGCGGTACATATACTCCTGCCATTGTGCCAAGAAAGGCAATTGCCAGAGATAAAGCAAACGTGCGTAGGACGGATGGCATATATTCTGCTGATGTTTGTGTATACAATTTTCTTCACCTCTAAAATGTTTTCTTACTAGAAATATACGAGGAAGTGGTCAAGATGTTTCATTTTTTCTTAAAATTTCTTTCTCTTCTTTTAATAAGTCGCGAATTTCAGCTAAAAGTTCTTCACTGCGATCGATTTTCACAGGGGCAGGTACTGCCTCTTCTTTCTTTTTAAAACGGTTGATGAACTTAACAAACAGGAAAATGGAAAAGGCAATGATAAAGAAATCAACGACTGTTTGAATAAACGATCCATAGTTTATTTCTTTATAATGTAATTCTTTGAAGTCAACGACCCCAATAAATAACGCAATAATTGGCATGATAATATCTGCGACAAGGGAAGAAACTATTTTTCCAAAGGCTGCGCCAATAATGACTCCAACAGCTAAGTCCATGACGTTACCCTTCATCGCAAATTGTTTAAATTCTTTCCACATATATAGTCTCCTTCGAAATGGGATTTTCTTAAATGTCCATTTTATCCTCTAACCAACTTAAAATGCAATATCGAACCTAGTGAATCAGCCAATTTTACTATAAAGGAATAAGCAGGTGTTGATAACACCTGCTCAAAGTAATCTTTAAAAAGCCCAATTTCCTGCTCTGAATATTGCTTCTGATTTCCCATCGGCGGTAATTCCGTCGATGTCCATTGCTGCTGACCCAATCATGAAATCAACGTGGGTAATACTTTCGTTTAGTCCATTATTAGCTAATTCTTCGGGGGTCATTTTTTTGCCGCCTTCGATGCAGAAAGCGTAGGCACTTCCAATGGCTAAGTGGTTTGATGCATTTTCATCAAACAATGTGTTAAAGAAAAGAACATTTGATTGTGAAATCGGTGAATTAAAAGGAACAAGCGCCACTTCGCCAAGATAATGAGAACCCTCGTCTGTTTCGACAAGACGCTTCAAGATTTCCTCGCCTTCTTCAGCTTTCACACCAACAATTTTCCCGTTTTCAAACGTAACTGAAAAACGGTCAATAATATTTCCACCGTAGCTTAATGGTTTTGTGCTTGCTACTGTACCATTTACACCGGTTTTTAATGGAACAGTGAAAACTTCCTCTGTCGGCATATTGGCCATAAATTCAAAGCCTTTTTCATTCACACTTCCAGCTCCAACCCAAAGATGTTTCTCCGGAAGCTCGATCATTAGGTCAGTGCCAGGTGCTGAATAATGAAGCTTCTGATAACGCTTTTCATTTAAATAGTGTACTTTCTCATGAAGGGCTTCGTCATGCTTCTTCCAGGCATCAACTGGATTTTCAACATCCACTCGAACTGCTTTAAAGATGGCGTCCCACAACATATTGACTTGGGTTTCAGCAGGCGCATCCGGGAATACTTTTGCCGCCCATGCCTCAGATGGCACAGCAATAACCGTCCAGCTCACTTTATCGGATTGGGCTGCCTTGCGGTAATTTCCCAGGGCTTTCCCTGCGGCTTTATTGAAATTAGCAATCCGCTCAGGGTTCACACCTTTTAACAAATCAGGGCTGGAAGAAATAATCGACATAAAGGCTGCACCTGAATCCGCAAGGTCTTCCATTTCCTTTGCCCGCCAAATAGGGTATTCGGTGAAGGCTTCATCTGGAGCGAGATCATACCTTGTTCTCGTAACTGTATCGTCATTCCAGTTGACAACGACATTGTGGGCACCTACTTCGTACGCCTTTTTGACCACTAGGCGGACAAATTTTGCAGCATCTAATGTTGCCTGGACGACTAATGTTTGTCCCCGTTGAACATTCACGCCTACCTTGACGGCAAGCTCAGCATATTTTTCAAGCTTTGTTAAAAAGTCACTCATATGTATATCTCCTTTTTCAGAATCTTCCTATATTGTAGCGGTTTTAATTGGAAAAGGAAACCACAAACCCCTGCTATGTCTTCACAAAAAACGAGTATATCCTTCCACGCCACTACGACCCTTTTTTACAAAAAAACAGTAAAGATTTGCATCTTTACTGTAGCTTGCTGCCGTATACTTTTATATTAAAATAAACCCCTGCGGAAAATAGTACTAGGAATGTAATAATGCCTGACAATGATGTTGGAGCCATGAACTGTGATAATTCCATTCATTTCCACCGTCCTTATAATTAGAACCTTGAATAGATTAATTATAATATGAAAAGAGGCAAATGTGAACAATTTAGTACAATTTTTTGACGAATATTTGAACTTTTTAATGATCAATAAAAAAAGCACCATGAAGTGCTTTCTCAAATAGTGGTACTCATTTTTTGTTTTTCAAAAGTATGAAACATAACCCAATATATTCCAGCACTAACGAGTGCCAATAGGAAGAGAACAAAGAATGTCCATCCATAGCCAATCCAAACCGTCAATGGAATCGACAAGGGCGCAATGGTCCGACCGATGGTAAACCGCAAGCTTGCTGCTGCAAAATATTGACCTCTCATATGCTCCGGTGCAATCCTGGAAACGAAGCTTTGCTGCAGGCCGGCGCCCATTAATTCCCCAAAGGTGAAAACGGCCATCGCCGCAATTAAGCCCCAAATCCATTGTGTCTGGCTAAAGATAACGATTGATATGGCATAGACAATTGAGGATAGGACAAACACGTTCCTTTCATAATATTTCCCCATCCATTTTGTCACGAAAACGGTCAGCAGGGCAACAAGGAAGCCGTTCTCTGCAAGAACAATTCCAAATGCCTGCTCGCCTTTAACGATAAAGGACCAGTCACCAATGGAGAAGAGGGTTTGACTTTTCACAAAATCCTTAATGTAAACAGGGATTAATAAGTCTAATTGCATAAATGTCTGCCCAGCCAAAACACCTGCAATAATAAAGAGCAGGAACGTTTTATCCTTTACAATCAGCGCATAATCCCTTAGCTGATTTTGTAAAAAGTAATACCATTTCGCGTCGTTTGAAAGGGAAATAGGCTTTTGAGCAGGAACGGTTTCCCGCGTCCATTTTGCTAGAATTAACCCTAGTAAAATACATACTGCTCCAGCAAAAAGCAATAGCTGAAAGCGGTAGTGAACATAGAAAATGGCTCCCAGTATGGGCCCGATAACAACGGCTATATTAATAGATGTATAAAAAATCGCAAACACATCACTGCGATGCTTTTCCTTTACAACATCGGCAACCATAGCTTGGCTTGCAGGCCAGTAAAATGAACCGAACACACCAGCAATGGCAAACGAGATAAACCCTAACCAAGGCGATTGCAACCATGGGGAACTCGCCAATGCGAAGCTTAAAAAAGAGAGGCCTTGTCCAATTGCGGAGAGGACCATCATCCGTTTTCTGCCAAACCGGTCTGCACAATATCCACCCATCAGGTTGGCAATGACTGAAAAGATTTGTGAAAAAACTAATAATAGACCAGCTTTGTTTTTACCAAATTCCTCAGCAAAGTAAATCGTCAAAAACGGAAAAAACATCCAAAAGGTAATATTCATCATCGCTTCAGCAAACAAGCGGACTTTTAAATTTGTATCCCAATCCCTAATCCTCATTCTGTATCCTCGTTTCGATAGTTCTGCCAATACATCATACTATCCAGATAGAAGGTTATTCAAGAAAAAAATGACAAACGACGTATAAGCTCCTCCATTGGAAATTTCGGAATTACTGATTCCATTTGGGACGTATGCTATATTTAACATATGGAAATTTGAAAGGATGTTTTAAAAATGGTAAAAAGTGTAGTCATTGCTGAAAAACCTTCTGTCGCACGTGACATTGCTCAGGTGCTTAATTGTCATAAAAAAGGAAACGGGTATCTTGAAGGAAATAACTATATCGTCACGTGGGCCCTCGGGCACCTAGTCACACTTGCGGACCCGGAAAGTTACGATGTCAAATATAAAACATGGAATTTAGAAGACTTGCCTATGCTGCCTGAACGATTGAAATTGACTGTCATTAAGCAGACGGGAAAACAGTTTCATGCGGTTAAAAGTCAACTGATTAGAAATGATGTCAAAGAAATAATCGTGGCAACAGACGCTGGGAGAGAAGGAGAATTAGTTGCTCGGTGGATTATTGATAAGGCAAAAGTCAATAAACCGATCAAACGTCTATGGATCTCATCTGTTACCGATAAAGCGATTAAAGACGGGTTCGCAAACTTGAAACCGGGTAAGTCTTATGAAAATTTATATGCATCAGCGGTCGCTCGTTCAGAAGCTGACTGGTATATCGGTCTTAATGCAACACGGGCATTAACAACTCGGTTCAATGCCCAACTAAACTGTGGCCGTGTGCAAACACCTACTGTTGCGATGATTGCGGCCCGTGAGGATGAGATTAGAAGCTTTAAAGCACAAACCTATTACGGTATCGAAGCCCACACAAGAGACCAATTAAAGCTAACCTGGCAGGATGCAAAAGGGAACGGCCGCAGTTTTGAAAAAGAGAAAATCGAGGCGATTGTAAAAAAACTAGGGAAACAAAATGCCGTTGTTACGGAAATTGAAAAGAAGCCTAAGAAGTCATTTTCACCGGGTCTATATGATTTAACAGAACTACAAAGGGATGCGAATAAAATCTTTGGATACTCGGCAAAGGAAACGCTAAATATTATGCAAAAACTGTACGAACAGCATAAAGTTTTAACGTACCCAAGGACAGACTCACGGTTTATCTCATCCGATATTGTGCCAACCCTACCAGAACGACTAAAAGCATGTGGAATTGGTGAATATCGCCTACTAACGAATAAAATCTTAAAAAAGCCAATCAAGGCTTCTAAATCTTTTGTTGATGATAACAAGGTATCCGATCACCATGCCATAATTCCTACTGAAGGTTATGTTAATCTTTCAGCTTTTACAGATAAAGAACGAAAAATTTATGATTTAGTGGTTAAACGCTTCTTAGCCGTTCTATTCCCGGTATTTGAGTACGAGCAATTAACGCTTCGTGCAAGAATCGGTGAGGAAAACTTCGTTGCTAGAGGAAAAACCATTTTATCACTTGGCTGGAAGGAAGTTTACAATAATCGACTTGAAGAGGACGATGAAAGTGACGATCTGAAAGAACAAATATTACCACGAATTGAAAAAGGTGATACCTTAGACGTTAAACTAATCGCGCAAACATCAGGTCAAACGAAGCCGCCTGCCCGCTTTAATGAAGCAACATTACTGTCGGCAATGGAAAACCCAACGAAGTATATGAATACGAAAAATAAACAACTGGCAGAGACCTTAAAATCAACAGGCGGGCTTGGTACTGTTGCAACCCGAGCGGATATCATTGATAAGCTTTTCAATTCATTTTTAATTGAAAAGCGGGGCAAAGATATTCATATTACCTCAAAAGGCCGTCAATTGCTGGACTTAGTGCCAGAGGAGCTGAAATCACCGACTTTGACGGCCGAGTGGGAACAAAAGCTTGACAAAATAGCCCAGGGCAAGCTGAAAAAAGATGTGTTTATTAGCGAAATGAAAAACTACACAAAAGAAATTGTAGCTGAAATTAAAGCAAGTAATAAAAAGTATAAGCACGATAACATCTCGACAAAGAATTGTCCTGATTGTGGAAAACCGATGCTTGAAGTGAATGGTAAAAAGGGGAAAATGCTCGTCTGCCAAGACCGTGAATGCGGCCATCGTAAAAATGTTGCCCGTGTCACAAACGCTCGCTGTCCAAAATGCCATAAAAAGCTTGAGCTGCGGGGTGAAGGGGAAGGACAAGTGTTTGCCTGTCAATGCGGTCATCGTGAAAAACTATCGGCATTTGAAGCACGCCGCAAAAAGGAATCTGGCGGTAAAGTCGATAAGCGGACAGTCCAAAAGTATTTGAAAAATCAGCAAAAGGAAGAAGAACCTTTGAATAATGCGTTAGCAGAAGCGTTAAAAGGGTTGAAGTTTGACTAATAGGATACGTAAAGGGCTATTCAAGAAGAATGAAAATCTTCTTGAATAGCCCTTTTCTATATTATTCTGCTAAAGTGTTATCGTGCTAAAATTCAGAAAATTTAGTTGACATCTAGGGTTTTCTTCACATACAATAATTATCAACCTAATAGTTTATAGAATGGACTGATCCCAATGAGGCATCGCCGAAGAATGGTACAAAATTTAATTACTTTTATAAAAGAGGCTGGACTCCCAATCAAATAAGATTCGGAATCCAGCCTCTTTCTTTATTATACTAAAGTGGTAGAGGAGCGAGAAATATGATTACACTGACAGGTAACAGTCTAACACTAGAGCAAATGAAGGATGTTTTATACCGCAAGCAAAAGGTCAACGCATCAGAAAAGAGTATGGAAGCGGCTCAAAAAAGCCGGGAAGCCGTTGAGAGAATCGTTTCAGAATCGCGTGTAGTTTATGGGATTACCACGGGATTTGGAAAATTTAGTGATGTGTTGATTGATAAGGATCATGTACAAGACTTGCAGCTTAATTTAATCCGCTCTCATGCATGCGGTGTAGGCGATCCATTCCCAGAGGTTGTTGCTAAAGCAATGGTTCTCTTAAGGGCAAACGCACTTTTAAAAGGTTATTCGGGAATTAGACCGCTTGTCATTGAAAAGCTATTGGAATTAGTGAACAAGGACATCATCCCTGTTATTCCGCAGCAAGGATCCCTTGGTGCAAGCGGTGATTTGGCGCCGTTATCGCATCTTGCTTTAGTGTTAATCGGTGAAGGTGAAGTGTTTTATAAAGGGGAAAGAATGGAATCTCTTGAGGCGCTTCAACAAGAAGGCATCCTCCCTGTAACTTTAGAAGCAAAAGAAGGGCTGGCCCTTATTAACGGGACACAGGCAATGACCGCAATGGGGGTTGTCGGTTATTTGGAAGCAGAGCAGGTAGCACATGAAAGTGAACTGATTGCCTCTATGACCATCGAAGGGTTAAATGGAATTATTGACGCTTTTGCTGAAGAGGTACACATCGCAAGAGGGTATAAACAACAGATCGATACAGCG belongs to Neobacillus sp. OS1-2 and includes:
- a CDS encoding aromatic amino acid hydroxylase; the encoded protein is MTGKGMKNIPVHLQPYISKQYYHCYTPIEHAVWRFVMKQNHFFLKDIAHPAYVNGLKDSGIKTESIPKVEDMNTSLEKVGWGAVTIDGLIPGSAFYGFLAEGILPIATEIRNIHNIAYTPAPDMIHEAAGHAPILLDESYRKFVRKIGEMGAKALSSKEKLEVFMAVRHLTIVAEDPFSTSEQVKEAEKQVAEARTKVKGLTEADQVSRLFWWTVEYGLIGELDNPKIYGAGLLSSVGESQSCLKDDVRKIPFSVEECTMTPYDVTKPQPQLFVCKTFEDLVAAVDQFAATMAFRKGGTESLDKALLTDSVATMVFSSGLQVSGTLDTILKDKYGEAVYFRTKGPTALAFNNKQLGGHGRETHRKGFGTPVGCLEGNIVLEDCSAEQLQKLGIIEQRIAKLRFQSGVKVKGTVKRILLAEGTPILISFSNCKVTYQGKLLFEPAWGTFDMAVGANVSSVFAGAADPNNYYEIPSNEEGAEKVEQQGWNELETLYGEIRGLREGQEWDEQRVVRVLTSLEEKYPKEWLLRLEILELYKMYHADHPQIALIEEQLQTTNWDASVNQMIQRGLTLILNS
- a CDS encoding Bax inhibitor-1/YccA family protein, encoding MYTQTSAEYMPSVLRTFALSLAIAFLGTMAGVYVPPSLFLPLAILEFVMILAAVFFRRKKAISYSFLYIFTFISGITLYPIVAYYAATAGANVVIMAFATTTIVFSGISIYAAKSKRNFSFLGGFLLAALLAMVAIGLFNMFSPLSSTGMLAYSFIGVLVFSGYVLFDINRMKNYGVRAEDVPLMALSLYLDFINLFVSILRIFGILNSRD
- the mscL gene encoding large-conductance mechanosensitive channel protein MscL is translated as MWKEFKQFAMKGNVMDLAVGVIIGAAFGKIVSSLVADIIMPIIALFIGVVDFKELHYKEINYGSFIQTVVDFFIIAFSIFLFVKFINRFKKKEEAVPAPVKIDRSEELLAEIRDLLKEEKEILRKNETS
- a CDS encoding aminopeptidase produces the protein MSDFLTKLEKYAELAVKVGVNVQRGQTLVVQATLDAAKFVRLVVKKAYEVGAHNVVVNWNDDTVTRTRYDLAPDEAFTEYPIWRAKEMEDLADSGAAFMSIISSSPDLLKGVNPERIANFNKAAGKALGNYRKAAQSDKVSWTVIAVPSEAWAAKVFPDAPAETQVNMLWDAIFKAVRVDVENPVDAWKKHDEALHEKVHYLNEKRYQKLHYSAPGTDLMIELPEKHLWVGAGSVNEKGFEFMANMPTEEVFTVPLKTGVNGTVASTKPLSYGGNIIDRFSVTFENGKIVGVKAEEGEEILKRLVETDEGSHYLGEVALVPFNSPISQSNVLFFNTLFDENASNHLAIGSAYAFCIEGGKKMTPEELANNGLNESITHVDFMIGSAAMDIDGITADGKSEAIFRAGNWAF
- a CDS encoding MFS transporter is translated as MRIRDWDTNLKVRLFAEAMMNITFWMFFPFLTIYFAEEFGKNKAGLLLVFSQIFSVIANLMGGYCADRFGRKRMMVLSAIGQGLSFLSFALASSPWLQSPWLGFISFAIAGVFGSFYWPASQAMVADVVKEKHRSDVFAIFYTSINIAVVIGPILGAIFYVHYRFQLLLFAGAVCILLGLILAKWTRETVPAQKPISLSNDAKWYYFLQNQLRDYALIVKDKTFLLFIIAGVLAGQTFMQLDLLIPVYIKDFVKSQTLFSIGDWSFIVKGEQAFGIVLAENGFLVALLTVFVTKWMGKYYERNVFVLSSIVYAISIVIFSQTQWIWGLIAAMAVFTFGELMGAGLQQSFVSRIAPEHMRGQYFAAASLRFTIGRTIAPLSIPLTVWIGYGWTFFVLFLLALVSAGIYWVMFHTFEKQKMSTTI
- a CDS encoding DNA topoisomerase III; its protein translation is MVKSVVIAEKPSVARDIAQVLNCHKKGNGYLEGNNYIVTWALGHLVTLADPESYDVKYKTWNLEDLPMLPERLKLTVIKQTGKQFHAVKSQLIRNDVKEIIVATDAGREGELVARWIIDKAKVNKPIKRLWISSVTDKAIKDGFANLKPGKSYENLYASAVARSEADWYIGLNATRALTTRFNAQLNCGRVQTPTVAMIAAREDEIRSFKAQTYYGIEAHTRDQLKLTWQDAKGNGRSFEKEKIEAIVKKLGKQNAVVTEIEKKPKKSFSPGLYDLTELQRDANKIFGYSAKETLNIMQKLYEQHKVLTYPRTDSRFISSDIVPTLPERLKACGIGEYRLLTNKILKKPIKASKSFVDDNKVSDHHAIIPTEGYVNLSAFTDKERKIYDLVVKRFLAVLFPVFEYEQLTLRARIGEENFVARGKTILSLGWKEVYNNRLEEDDESDDLKEQILPRIEKGDTLDVKLIAQTSGQTKPPARFNEATLLSAMENPTKYMNTKNKQLAETLKSTGGLGTVATRADIIDKLFNSFLIEKRGKDIHITSKGRQLLDLVPEELKSPTLTAEWEQKLDKIAQGKLKKDVFISEMKNYTKEIVAEIKASNKKYKHDNISTKNCPDCGKPMLEVNGKKGKMLVCQDRECGHRKNVARVTNARCPKCHKKLELRGEGEGQVFACQCGHREKLSAFEARRKKESGGKVDKRTVQKYLKNQQKEEEPLNNALAEALKGLKFD